GTTTATGGTATTGTTTGTGCCATTTTCATCCACCATGGAAGTCTTCTGAATATCTCGTAACATGGGAGAGGAAGAACGGGAATGGCTGTGATAAAGAGTACTGGAGCACATGATTTTCTGATCAAGATTAGCAGTACTGTCGAATGGAAAATTTGGGCAATCATGGTGTTGTGGAAAGGCGGCGGTGGCGGCAGAAGTGGTGGAGGAGGAGACGGGGGTGGAGGAGGTTGACTTCTTGGACCGTTTGCTTTTCCGGCCACCGCCAACCGGAACATTTCGAAGAGTACCACCTTTAGTCCAATGCCTCTTACAAGCTTTGCAAAAATAGCGTGGCTGAGTCTTGTTGTAGTTGTTATAGTAACAAAACTTTGTATTCGTTGAACCACACCTGGGACACTTCAAGAACTCCAGCTGCTGTTGCCGCCGCATCGATGGTGGTTTTTCAGGCTCCGCCGCCGCTCCTGGCTGCAGCAAAATCTGGCTCCAGTCAACTCCTCCATTAACAGAAACGTCCTGCAGTTTACTGCTCCAACCCATGTATTTTTGCAAATTCTGCTCCAAGAAACCAGAATCAGCGAATTCAAGTTTGaaacttttataaaaaaatgtgGTTTTAAAggagattataatttataaggGACTTGGATGTGTTGAGAAGAAAGAAACTCTTGGAGGGTGAAGTAAAGTGGAAGTGCTTCTGTGAGATCCTTATATTACTTGTTTTTCCTATATTTGTTAAATAGGAAATAATTCTTttatataaatttgaaataattattttggagAAATATTTTACATAATTTGCTACAACATTCTCTGTTACatcaattattaatttttttcccaaaCAATAAATATTTCGTCACTTATCAATAATGGTTTATATGTTACTATATCTTTGATCAACTCATTCaaactttgaattttttaatattttatttatataatacgTTCATCTCGTGTGCTGGATGCACTAGTATGTATATGTACAAGAAAATAGTTTTTTGATCCAATAACATGTTCGGTTTCAAGTTTTGGTACATAAATGTTCAAAATTTGGTTATTGTACACTAAATTTTACTTGAGGGTGTCAAAATCAGACACGACTCACCAACCTGATATAGTTTAATccgaaaaaaatcaggttcgggTTGGAGGTTTCGAGTTCGGGTTAGATCGGATTGGGCGCGATAACTGACCCGGAAAAAGATTGATCGAGTTCGGTTGACCcgaaaaatctaaaaaaaataaaaaaaaaaattaataaatattgtctatattttaatatattatatgtctgaaaaaatatttattatatatttatatcataaattttcattatttaatatttattttgaacattttttattttttaaataattgtttatttgatttagtaaatatattttttttttctacaattagactttgaaatttaaatcatatctATGAGAgaagattttgttattatgtatataaattaaaatattacttttaaaaaaattttatttaattttcttaaaaaaaaatcaaaatcgagTTGATTCAGATTCAGGTTCGAGTTGAGCAATTTTTGAATAACACTATTGCTCAACTCGACTCAACCCACCCGAATTAACACCTTTAGTTTTACTCCTTTCTCCACACACATatattcacacacacacacacatgtgtgtatatatatatatatatatatatatatatatatatatatatatatatatatatatatatatatatatatatatctactgGTTTTAAATTATCTAGGTTGGAAAGAGTGCGTGAGTGACCAGGCATGCATGTAACAATTTGCCGTATGTGTGGTGTCTACTATGCGCAGTGGTGACATTCTGGTTCCCCCAACACTCGCACATCTACATCATACAGTTGTCACCACGTGGTTACACTCATTTTGCGTATCATTCAAAACATCACATGTAATGGTTTTAAGGTGCCATTTCAATCACTTTACATATTTATTATCCTATCAACTTTAGTATTTGGAAAATTAGTAACTatgtaattatatatttttttacatattctatgatttttataaatagaaaatgtaacatataaaaatcccaTGAATTCTATATATAACTAAATAATTAAGAGATTTtttcatctcataaaatttGGTTTTCTTGTTGATCTCTTGCATGTGTGTATGATGTGTGTTATCCTTAActgaactaaaaaaaaaaaaaagacatccCATTAATTTGGTTAGTGTTAAGATTGGAATTTGGACATAACTCAACcctaaaagctagctcaagggagaTGATTGTCCAATCTCATATATATAACTCAAATGTTATTTATCCAACtaatgtgggacaattaacacacttATCTCACGTCCAGGAATGAACATATGGAGCGTGAAATTTACAAAtcacccaattatgggcagaacgggtggcctaattataggcagtccaacacataacggtggaacccgagctctgataccatgttaagattggaacttaaACCTAACTcgaccccaaaagctagctcaaggggggaagattgtccaatcccatatataccactcaaaggttat
This Primulina eburnea isolate SZY01 chromosome 2, ASM2296580v1, whole genome shotgun sequence DNA region includes the following protein-coding sequences:
- the LOC140824508 gene encoding uncharacterized protein; translated protein: MGWSSKLQDVSVNGGVDWSQILLQPGAAAEPEKPPSMRRQQQLEFLKCPRCGSTNTKFCYYNNYNKTQPRYFCKACKRHWTKGGTLRNVPVGGGRKSKRSKKSTSSTPVSSSTTSAATAAFPQHHDCPNFPFDSTANLDQKIMCSSTLYHSHSRSSSPMLRDIQKTSMVDENGTNNTINVSASQIEDTDQCPFSSLGIFDLNSSLNMCQDYKWNLDSAAEPTINPAMSSVQQWQTVESCSDNMHLANDWNWNEIDELVSPDQFKYIMG